One region of Zootoca vivipara chromosome 7, rZooViv1.1, whole genome shotgun sequence genomic DNA includes:
- the AURKA gene encoding aurora kinase A, whose amino-acid sequence MDTACIENMNAHPAHNGKAAIVDGARRVPVTQNRTPGIEVQQQRILTAFNVAQRVPIQPQAQKPVASAKRPKQLTPHHPTLLVQPTSRSLGPSKATDTSQQPSVSGKKTEPGVSNQKKEAKGVSNPKSETKKKQWSLDDFEIGRPLGKGKFGNVYLAREKESKFILALKVLFKTQLEKAGVEHQLRREVEIQSHLRHPNILRLYGYFHDATRVYLILEYAPRGEVYKELQRLTKFDEERTANYITELADALSYCHSKKVIHRDIKPENLLLGSNGELKIADFGWSVHAPSSRRSTLCGTLDYLPPEMIEGKTHDEKVDLWSLGVLCYEFLVGKPPFEADTYQETYRAISKVEYKFPPFVAEGAQNLISKLLKHNPFHRLPLEEVLKHPWIIASSTKTPKHRISETTTAKNIQS is encoded by the exons ATGGACACAGCTTGTATAGAGAATATGAATGCTCATCCGGCTCATAATGGCAAG gcaGCTATTGTGGATGGTGCAAGACGAGTTCCTGTGACCCAGAACCGGACACctggaattgaagtccaacagcagCGTATTCTGACTGCTTTCAATGTTGCTCAGCGGGTGCCTATTCAGCCTCAGGCACAGAAACCTGTTGCCAGTGCAAAACGTCCCAAACAGTTAACTCCGCATCATCCAACACTTCTTGTTCAACCAACATCTAGGAGTCTAGGTCCAAGTAAAGCCACTGACACGTCTCAGCAGCCCTCTGTGTCTG GAAAGAAAACTGAACCAGGTGTATCAAATCAGAAGAAAGAGGCAAaaggggtatcaaatccaaaaaGTGAGACCAAAAA AAAACAGTGGTCTCTTGATGACTTTGAAATTGGTCGTCCTCTGGGAAAAGGAaaatttggaaatgtatatcTGGCTCGTGAAAAGGAGAGCAAATTCATCTTGGCTCTGAAGGTCTTATTTAAAACACAGCTGGAAAAAGCAGGTGTTGAACATCAACTGCGGCGAGAAGTAGAAATACAGTCTCATCTTCG GCATCCAAATATTCTCCGACTTTATGGCTACTTCCATGATGCAACAAGAGTCTACCTAATCCTGGAATATGCACCACGTGGAGAAGTGTACAAAGAACTCCAAAGGCTTACTAAATTTGATGAGGAGCGGACTGCTAAT TATATCACTGAACTGGCAGATGCGTTATCATATTGCCACTCGAAAAAAGTAATTCATAGAGACATAAAGCCTGAAAACCTGCTGCTGGGATCAAATGGAGAGCTAAAGATCGCTGACTTTGGATGGTCTGTGCATGCTCCATCCTCTAG GAGGTCGACTTTGTGTGGTACCCTTGACTACTTACCACCTGAAATGATTGAAGGGAAAACACATGATGAAAAAGTTGATCTATGGAGTCTTGGTGTCTTGTGTTACGAATTCCTAGTAGGAAAGCCTCCTTTTGAGGCAGACACATACCAGGAAACATACAGAGCCATTTCAAAG GTAGAGTACAAATTTCCTCCATTTGTAGCAGAGGGTGCTCAGAATCTGATTTCAAAGCTGCTGAAGCATAATCCATTCCACAGGCTGCCACTGGAGGAGGTGCTCAAACATCCATGGATTATTGCAAGCTCTACAAAAACTCCCAAGCATAGAATTTCTGAAACTACCACTGCTAAGAATATTCAGTCATAG